Sequence from the Magallana gigas chromosome 4, xbMagGiga1.1, whole genome shotgun sequence genome:
aaaaatcttcttctaaaaatcatttgcctagaaaagctgtaactttagtgaagatttctcagatagtgtagattcaaattcgttataaacgaAATCTTTCGGAGCAGGGTGGGGGCCACATTAGgaatccaattttacaaaggaaaacagttcATTATGTtcacaaaaagaaagttataTGCAAAGATTTTGATATATTGCtgaatctttaaattttttttgactttggcccctggacaatTCTTTTGCCTCACCAGGTGTTCAGAGTTTGATATCTGTTTATATCCCATAATTGAACAATGCTCTAGAACcttttttgagaactgcaatgctcaacatttGATGTGCCTATAAAATAATCCCGATAGAAAAGAGacttaattataaacataataatattaaggtgaaaatggattttaattcatacaagatctacatgtattacttaCTAAAGTAGAGAACGCTAGTAATTATCTTCAAATTGCTGTATGAGCGCCTTAAGGgtcccattttaatttgttttattacattacattttaaaacatcacCGAATAACATAGattttttatatacacacacaaataaattaaaattcatgcTTTTCGAAAACTTTATTCAACGTTGTATAAAACATAAAACGACAGATTCATATCAAAAACTAACcaaacaatgaaatattataaaatcaattataatgAACACTGTAGGCTTCGTAAGCTTTTTATTGGAAAAGTGTCAAAAATATGTTGGAggcggtatttttttttaacacttgcatcattgaattaaaaattaaaaaattcccTGTACCAGCACATGCTGTTGACAATAAAGCTTCTGAATATAAAACACAGTAACAATGTTGATTTAAGACTGCCAACATTATCAAAAAGGCATTGAATTTCTTTAAGAATAAATCTATCTTATGCACAAAAATGAGGTcactaaaataaaatgacaatctACATTaatgtgacgtcataaaaatataattaacctGAGGCTAGAGGAAAAAAATGGGCACCGACGGAAGAATAGTCAATATAGCAATACTCCGCCAAGATTTTGAAAGCACTGATAACTATAACGCTACCATATCATACTTTAGTACTTTATAACGTATCAGACgagttaaacatttatttttgtactaatAGAAAAAGGCAGAGGGATGAAAATCTAACAAGGTTCTGAACATGAACTATTTCAACAAGAGTGATCAATTTAACATAGTGCGCATAATATAACATAGAAAAACGTGGAACGGCAAAATATACTCCACTGGTAAATAAAAGACGATATGAAATGAGTATCAAGTAAAAACCAATATTGACAACTAACAGCCAACTCAGAGGTAACGTGGTCAATGAATGAGATGAAGGTGACTTTGTAAGACGATTTTATGAACTAATGTCAAATAACTTTTCTTAAATCATGAGGCGATGACTTTATGACATAccctaaaataaattaattaagaaaaatcgAAGCACTTTCTACTAAAATAAGGAAGTATTTTCACTGGTGTCTATTGtataaatttaagaattacTGCTACAGAGCTATAGACCGCTTTGGTCTAGCTTCGGTCGGCTCTGGGTTTTGttgaaaataacaataacacTTTGACGAATAAATGTAAGTTcctgctacatgtatttcagtgcaACAACGAAGTAAATCACTAGGTCAGACTGAAAAATCAACAAGAGGCATCTTCTTGCCATGGTTTGAAGTACATAATCTCTTAACAGCATTGAAATCAAACGCATATGATACAAAACGGTAATCGTTGAAATAGCATGTCTTTGCAACTGATTACGGTTCTTTTCTTCTTATcaagtttcaaaattattggTTCACTGACAAACCAAGGCACAAGCAGTTACTAGGCAACATGTGAGCCATTACACGGGGCATACATTATGACTTTACAATATGtggaataaaatattgaacactCTATCACGAATACCGGTATCCTATGGAAGAACTTGTTAGGGATTTCCATGATGTTTTCGTTACATTCAGTTTGTTGTAGTCCAATTGTTTATATCCCAGATTCGAGTAAAGAAAAGAGCAATGTTTATCGAcgattttcaaatcatttttgtGGATAATTGATATCCAACGATAAGCATTGGCGAGGGCGTTTCCCCTGTCTGTACAGTAGCCACAGGCCTTAACGGGTCCTCGCATTAACTTTTTCACAAAGTCTCTAACACGCGTTGAATAATTGctatgaaaaaatttaaatatctttgGCACAACAATAAAAGGATTCTGGCACAAATTTTCATACACCACCCCTAGCATTCTACTTCCATGGCATGGCTCTAgttctttaaatgaatttaaatttgtagACATAGTTTGACATAAGTCTTTTGAAGcaattgatacatttttacCCTCCGTTACATCCTGCTCGAACTGCGAATTTATTATCCCACGAGGATCTCGTATCAAATGAAGAACTTGAAGCCTAGGTAgccattttaaaagttttcccGCCAAAGACACCGTCAATCGAATTGTTTTCAACGTCCGAGTTTTTGACTTGAGGCATTTGAGGTGTAATATTGGAATGCATTGCTTTACGAGGTCTAGTTTGCTTTTTGTGGTATTGACTGGATTGATACACGAGTAATATTTCCCATGTTCAGGTGTGAAGGTCTTAATAAAAGAACTGGTGAGTCCAGGAAGatcaatatttttgaagttgCATGTGAACCAGTGGTAAATCATTTCCGTATAAACCGATTCCAGCTCCTCTTTTGTGATATTTCTGAAATAGACCAATGAACACATCAAGGGAAACATGCATATTGTTCTTTGAATTGTCAATGTCatttacatatgaaatataGGAAAACTTCATAGAATTTTACCTGAATTATTTTACAcggtttttattatcaaaatgcaTATATCTGTAAACATCGTGCAATTTAATTCCATTCAAATcgttttgcaaaaaaaaaaaaaaaatcaacatggaTAAATAGGtaacaaattaaattagatGTGACATTACAAatctttatttcattgaaaaacaaaatgagaAACAAAAGTCGACATGAATAACTCTAATTTTCATTCTGTGAATTAGTGCCATAGAATGAAAACAGCACactaataataatattaatcgTACTTGCATCGACTGAATGTTGTAGAGAAGGGAGAGCATGAATCTAATGTTATAacgacaaaaaaaaagaaaagaaattagaCAACCGCCCTTTTACTGTGTTTtacttgattttttataaagtgTATTGCAGATGAACGGttttaaaagttaaacttttttcttgatttgcaAGGATTATGAGTCTTCACTATTTAATCTATTCCTAGATCTACATGAGTTGGTGGGGGTAAGCGGGTGagataaattaatacattgtgAATCGACGCTGCCCTCCTCCCCAATATTACACCGTTTAGGTACAAATTTGGATCCGCAGTTACTACCATATGTTATTGTAAAACACAGGCCTTCAACAAGCACTTTTTGGTTCAAAGAATTTCATCGTCAATTGCTATGCTTTACATAAAAATAGTTCATGGATCTTTGAAACAGTGGGGTATGTATTACATCGACCTGGGACAACGAGTTTCGATCTGGAtcttaagtaatttttttctttttcttgggAGTAAAAATCAGTGTGATCATTTgagaaatgaattaattttattttctttccgcTTCATTTCTCGAGTTGTTTTAGACTAACATGacgttgatatttttaaaacaataatctATCATTTTCATCTCAGTTATGTAAAAgttaattaaagatttaatttaagGTAACAAAATCAATTGCTTTTCGCAATCGCCTATTTAAATTTGTAGATTCTTATTtaaatatcagaaaaaatgAACGGTTTGaaagcaaatcattttttttggtttggggAAATGTGAAATTAAACATCTGTTATCGTATTTTTTTTGCGAGGGAGGGGTGAGAGTTTTGTCACAGTTTTACTCAATCTATATTTTCTAAAAGTCATTCAGCATCCTCCATGGTAAAAATTCACGTCAATTTAGTTTTTCCTCCTGCCTTACAtggtttatttgataaattacttAGTTATATTGTTGAACCAAAACCATCCAACTGATGAACAAAATACATTAAGGATTTGCTATTTGCTCTGCAGATGTTCATTAGAACTAACTCAATCTATTGTAGCCTGTAAATGACAGACACTTCTCAGGGAAATGTATTTCCCGAGAATGTGAAGTTAAACATTACTTTAGTATTCAGGTTCATGTATCTGTTAATTCGTAAAATGTTCCATCCCATACAAATTATAGAACTCATGCTTCGAAGGGATAGAAACCTATCACTtcttataaataaagaaaaagaggaaatgAGCAAAATCGATACTTTTGATGTCTCTCTGTTTAGACATttctattgttttatttatacatgataTAGAAGTAATTTTGCGGGATGGTTTACATAGGTAAAAAGATctctaaatgaataaatttaatcaaaaagaAGTATTGATATGTAATATATGGACCTGAAGTTAACACTCGAAATGTTCTTTATAGTTGTCATCATACTGGCTTGATTATTGATCACACGTTGATGATAACCCAGTAATTAATACTGGTCTTGATATTTACTAGTAATCGACACCAGCTTCCTTCATTCCTTAAA
This genomic interval carries:
- the LOC117680643 gene encoding carbohydrate sulfotransferase 1 isoform X4, which codes for MLHRTIFSARSVSVFLGTTLLFYVALIGTVMDQLKLSKLRVNFTELHGLGKGPINMIKNLSMHSLFCLSDPKPIHLTDHYYITENTRMRLVVAYMRGGSTLTADIVRHTEADFYQFEPLHGITIAVQENRPVQFLNGTIRNITKEELESVYTEMIYHWFTCNFKNIDLPGLTSSFIKTFTPEHGKYYSCINPVNTTKSKLDLVKQCIPILHLKCLKSKTRTLKTIRLTVSLAGKLLKWLPRLQVLHLIRDPRGIINSQFEQDVTEGKNVSIASKDLCQTMSTNLNSFKELEPCHGSRMLGVVYENLCQNPFIVVPKIFKFFHSNYSTRVRDFVKKLMRGPVKACGYCTDRGNALANAYRWISIIHKNDLKIVDKHCSFLYSNLGYKQLDYNKLNVTKTSWKSLTSSSIGYRYS
- the LOC117680643 gene encoding carbohydrate sulfotransferase 1 isoform X10, whose amino-acid sequence is MDQLKLSKLRVNFTELHGLGKGPINMIKNLSMHSLFCLSDPKPIHLTDHYYITENTRMRLVVAYMRGGSTLTADIVRHTEADFYQFEPLHGITIAVQENRPVQFLNGTIRNITKEELESVYTEMIYHWFTCNFKNIDLPGLTSSFIKTFTPEHGKYYSCINPVNTTKSKLDLVKQCIPILHLKCLKSKTRTLKTIRLTVSLAGKLLKWLPRLQVLHLIRDPRGIINSQFEQDVTEGKNVSIASKDLCQTMSTNLNSFKELEPCHGSRMLGVVYENLCQNPFIVVPKIFKFFHSNYSTRVRDFVKKLMRGPVKACGYCTDRGNALANAYRWISIIHKNDLKIVDKHCSFLYSNLGYKQLDYNKLNVTKTSWKSLTSSSIGYRYS
- the LOC117680643 gene encoding carbohydrate sulfotransferase 1 isoform X5 is translated as MTKHAVFVFLVCLRVSYFFGNKMLHRTIFSARSVSVFLGTTLLFYVALIGTGKGPINMIKNLSMHSLFCLSDPKPIHLTENTRMRLVVAYMRGGSTLTADIVRHTEADFYQFEPLHGITIAVQENRPVQFLNGTIRNITKEELESVYTEMIYHWFTCNFKNIDLPGLTSSFIKTFTPEHGKYYSCINPVNTTKSKLDLVKQCIPILHLKCLKSKTRTLKTIRLTVSLAGKLLKWLPRLQVLHLIRDPRGIINSQFEQDVTEGKNVSIASKDLCQTMSTNLNSFKELEPCHGSRMLGVVYENLCQNPFIVVPKIFKFFHSNYSTRVRDFVKKLMRGPVKACGYCTDRGNALANAYRWISIIHKNDLKIVDKHCSFLYSNLGYKQLDYNKLNVTKTSWKSLTSSSIGYRYS
- the LOC117680643 gene encoding carbohydrate sulfotransferase 1 isoform X12, which encodes MIKNLSMHSLFCLSDPKPIHLTDHYYITENTRMRLVVAYMRGGSTLTADIVRHTEADFYQFEPLHGITIAVQENRPVQFLNGTIRNITKEELESVYTEMIYHWFTCNFKNIDLPGLTSSFIKTFTPEHGKYYSCINPVNTTKSKLDLVKQCIPILHLKCLKSKTRTLKTIRLTVSLAGKLLKWLPRLQVLHLIRDPRGIINSQFEQDVTEGKNVSIASKDLCQTMSTNLNSFKELEPCHGSRMLGVVYENLCQNPFIVVPKIFKFFHSNYSTRVRDFVKKLMRGPVKACGYCTDRGNALANAYRWISIIHKNDLKIVDKHCSFLYSNLGYKQLDYNKLNVTKTSWKSLTSSSIGYRYS
- the LOC117680643 gene encoding carbohydrate sulfotransferase 1 isoform X1, which translates into the protein MTKHAVFVFLVCLRVSYFFGNKMLHRTIFSARSVSVFLGTTLLFYVALIGTGKGPINMIKNLSMHSLFCLSDPKPIHLTDHYYITENTRMRLVVAYMRGGSTLTADIVRHTEADFYQFEPLHGITIAVQENRPVQFLNGTIRNITKEELESVYTEMIYHWFTCNFKNIDLPGLTSSFIKTFTPEHGKYYSCINPVNTTKSKLDLVKQCIPILHLKCLKSKTRTLKTIRLTVSLAGKLLKWLPRLQVLHLIRDPRGIINSQFEQDVTEGKNVSIASKDLCQTMSTNLNSFKELEPCHGSRMLGVVYENLCQNPFIVVPKIFKFFHSNYSTRVRDFVKKLMRGPVKACGYCTDRGNALANAYRWISIIHKNDLKIVDKHCSFLYSNLGYKQLDYNKLNVTKTSWKSLTSSSIGYRYS